The following proteins are encoded in a genomic region of Aptenodytes patagonicus chromosome 13, bAptPat1.pri.cur, whole genome shotgun sequence:
- the ANKS4B gene encoding ankyrin repeat and SAM domain-containing protein 4B: MSSRYHKAAADGNLDLLKEATRKDLNTSDEAGMTPTLLAAYHGYLEALEVVCRRGGDPDKCDIWGNTPLHHAACNGHIHCVSFLINFGANIFALDNDLRTPLEVAASRDRNECVRILDKAATEQNMLNPKKVSKLKAQAQRNVEKQIKECEKRQEKHQHEMNQNYIKEKVGTVNSSRGTHSRVKLPGLFASNTASPFSKNLKDTFKLKAKKTAGSTRSQETQSSDQENGTGRRTVMHLFDEKEEDELLNDLGEKNFSDNDSQLSIFKRPGLGKIVFGRNLAADVNPGIMSSEKEGISFKMSSELFQYENAENGREDGAENGADIPWHEEEVIWDDEEAENTPLEVFLASQMLDEFLPVFMREKIDLDALMLCSDEDLQSIQMELGPRKKVLNAMNKRKQALKNPGKTVDTCL, encoded by the exons ATGTCCAGCAGGTATCACAAAGCAGCAGCCGACGGCAATTTGGACCTCCTGAAAGAAGCCACTAGGAAAGACCTCAATACTTCAGATGAAGCCGGAATGACGCCCACCCTTCTGGCAGCATACCATGGGTATCTAGAAGCTCTGGAAGTCGTATGTCGGAGGGG AGGTGATCCAGACAAATGTGACATCTGGGGGAACACTCCTCTCCACCACGCCGCTTGCAATGGTCATATccattgtgtttcttttttgatcAACTTCGGTGCCAATATATTTGCTCTGGACAATGACCTCCGCACTCCCCTGGAGGTGGCTGCCAGCAGAGACCGCAATGAATGCGTCCGAATCCTGGACAAAGCTGCCACCGAGCAGAACATGCTGAACCCAAAGAAGGTCTCCAAACTCAAAGCGCAGGCCCAGAGGAATGTGGAGAAACAAATCAAGGAATGTGAGAAGCGCCAAGAGAAACACCAGCATGAAATGAACCAGaattatataaaagaaaaggtTGGCACAGTAAATTCTTCCAGAGGGACACACTCCAGAGTAAAGTTGCCTGGTCTCTTTGCTTCAAATACAGCAAGTCCTTTCTCCAAAAATCTGAAAGATACCTTCAAACTGAAGGCAAAAAAGACAGCTGGCAGCACAAGAAGCCAGGAAACACAAAGCAGTGACCAAGAGAATGGTACGGGTAGGAGAACTGTGATGCATTTGTTTGATGAGAAAGAGGAGGATGAATTGCTGAATGACCTCGGAGAGAAAAACTTTTCTGATAATGACAGTCAGCTCTCCATTTTTAAGCGGCCAGGTCTTGGCAAGATTGTATTTGGAAGGAATTTGGCTGCAGATGTAAATCCTGGAATTATGTCTTCTGAGAAGGAAGGTATAAGCTTTAAAATGTCCAGTGAGCTCTTTCAGTATGAAAATGCTGAGAATGGCAGGGAAGATGGTGCTGAAAATGGTGCTGATATCCCTTGGCACGAGGAAGAAGTTATTTGGGATGACGAGGAAGCAGAGAACACGCCCCTTGAGGTATTTCTAGCATCACAGATGCTGGATGAGTTTCTTCCAGTCTTCATGAGGGAAAAAATTGATTTAGATGCCCTGATGCTATGTTCTGATGAAGATCTACAGAGCATTCAAATGGAGCTTGGGCCAAGAAAGAAAGTCCTGAATGccatgaataaaagaaaacaagcactCAAGAACCCTGGAAAGACCGTAGATACTTGCTTATAA